In one window of Henckelia pumila isolate YLH828 chromosome 1, ASM3356847v2, whole genome shotgun sequence DNA:
- the LOC140892603 gene encoding F-box/LRR-repeat protein At1g67190 isoform X2 has protein sequence MDDVDEFSAAPVIAWLMYTRETLRHLRYNVRTTPNINILEKCGRQKLEMLALSHNTITGVEPSYQKLPCLRSLSLSYVSISALDLSLLLTICPKIESLTLINLDIVMSDLQATMDLSSNSLKDIFVEAISLDKFILEADSLEKLHLKDCTLEVFELVGKGMLKFLKIDDVSVIHLDIGENAENLEVVDVSNFTIMWAKFHHMISRSSKLKKLRLWGVVFDDEDEIVDMETISSCFPSLNHLSLNYDLKDAAVQYGLQGSFVLDNVILLELGWTVITDLFTMWVSGLLEKCPHLRKLVIHGVVSETKTHEECNMLANFTSSIVKLMRKYLHIEVQFEYE, from the coding sequence ATGGATGATGTGGATGAATTCTCAGCTGCCCCTGTTATTGCATGGCTCATGTACACTAGAGAAACATTGCGCCACTTACGATATAATGTAAGGACAACTCCCAACATTAACATTCTCGAAAAATGTGGTAGGCAGAAGCTTGAAATGTTGGCTTTGTCTCACAATACTATTACTGGAGTTGAACCGAGTTATCAGAAGTTACCCTGCCTGCGATCTCTTTCTCTGAGTTATGTCAGTATATCGGCTTTGGATCTGAGTCTTCTTCTTACCATTTGTCCCAAGATTGAATCCTTGACCCTAATTAATCTCGATATTGTCATGTCTGATCTGCAAGCAACAATGGACCTAAGTAGTAACTCGTTAAAGGATATTTTTGTTGAGGCGATCAGCTTGGATAAATTTATACTGGAAGCTGACAGCTTAGAGAAGTTGCACTTGAAAGATTGTACTCTCGAAGTTTTCGAGCTCGTCGGCAAAGGGATGTTGAAATTCTTAAAGATTGATGATGTCAGTGTAATTCATCTTGATATTGGTGAGAATGCTGAGAATCTCGAGGTTGTGGATGTGAGCAATTTCACAATCATGTGGGCAAAGTTTCACCACATGATCTCACGGTCATCGAAGTTGAAAAAACTTAGACTTTGGggtgttgtatttgatgatgaGGATGAGATTGTTGATATGGAGACTATTTCTTCGTGTTTTCCCTCACTGAATCATCTATCCCTGAACTATGATCTTAAAGATGCAGCGGTGCAGTATGGTTTGCAAGGTTCGTTTGTTTTAGATAATGTGATTTTGTTGGAACTTGGGTGGACGGTGATAACCGACCTCTTTACAATGTGGGTTTCGGGACTTCTTGAAAAATGCCCTCATCTCAGAAAGTTGGTCATCCATGGGGTCGTGTCAGAGACCAAAACCCATGAAGAGTGCAACATGTTAGCCAACTTTACCTCATCTATCGTAAAACTTATGCGGAAATACCTACACATAGAGGTTCAATTTGAATATGAGTAG
- the LOC140866887 gene encoding uncharacterized protein, with protein sequence MASHDQTLPGDHQPGRNITIPLEQLESFVQDVVRKSLIAAKQPQSKDITVEEEGNQGNPNPIAQVQEGEEEESSWMHSIQPSMADELHELRRKVQKLEEGGSQMACPIKIPGFPFSQEVIEEPLPLNYKSAKIREYDGSTDPEEHLARFENVAMLHCYGDKIKCKVFLTTLVDSAQRWFEKLEPQSVQSFAKFKQVFLQHFGSSKRYRKTAYSLFEAKQSGEESLRTYIKRFNKIALEVPTCAQETKITAFTQGLREGEFFKSLVKKAPRTFEDLLARAEKYINMEEAQRQKKEVARREGGREQGRSRENHDPMGRLSRYAPYRGTRDKAVHMCEERVDTQTPVSKEKLWKYCALHQECTHDTSECRTLQQRHQLPYARDGRPVPKKPRSVPWFRGSQTSIPPRDATSSREKGKQEMDHAKKDKTSGDGPTKGIINMISGGSTDGDSNRARKAWSRRESLGVEEGRQGAGPIITFGPQDLEGVNLPHNDALLIQARIANYDVRRVFVDSGSSVNVLFQEAFEQMDLQGYELSPVNTALYGFAGHTVQSQGEMLLPITLGSGDEKRTVMTRFTLVEAPSSYNVILGRPAMNSFKAVASAYHQKIKFPVGDKVGEVRGDQTSSRKCYAETVKIDYKRAKQNGKVGALGGREVCSVEESKSEYEEVEMEPGQTGKSVKIARDLDAWLMEALRGCLI encoded by the coding sequence ATGGCTTCTCATGATCAAACATTACCTGGAGACCATCAGCCAGGACGGAATATTACCATTCCCTTGGAGCAATTAGAATCATTTGTCCAAGATGTGGTACGGAAGTCGTTGATAGCTGCAAAGCAACCACAATCAAAGGACATAACAGTGGAGGAAGAAGGAAATCAGGGTAATCCAAACCCTATTGCCCAGGTtcaagaaggagaagaagaagaaagctctTGGATGCACTCAATACAGCCGTCCATGGCAGATGAGTTGCATGAGCTCAGGAGAAAGGTACAGAAGTTGGAGGAGGGGGGTTCCCAAATGGCTTGCCCCATCAAAATTCCGGGTTTCCCTTTTTCACAAGAGGTGATAGAGGAACCCTTGCCACTAAATTACAAGTCGGCTAAAATCCGGGAATACGATGGGAGCACAGACCCAGAGGAGCACCTGGCTCGGTTTGAAAATGTGGCCATGCTACATTGCTATGGAGATAAGATCAAATGCAAAGTCTTCCTAACCACTTTGGTGGATTCTGCCCAAAGATGGTTTGAGAAGTTGGAGCCCCAGAGTGTTCAATCATTTGCTAAATTCAAGCAAGTGTTTTTGCAGCACTTCGGTAGTAGCAAGAGGTATAGGAAAACTGCCTATAGCCTTTTTGAAGCAAAGCAGTCAGGAGAGGAGTCTTTACGAACCTACATCAAAAGGTTTAACAAAATTGCTTTGGAGGTCCCGACTTGTGCCCAGGAGACCAAGATCACGGCTTTCACTCAAGGTCTTCGGGAGGGGGAATTTTTCAAATCACTGGTGAAAAAAGCACCCCGGACCTTCGAAGATTTGCTGGCTCGGGCTGAAAAATACATTAACATGGAGGAAGCTCAGAGGCAGAAAAAGGAGGTGGCCCGGCGGGAGGGAGGCCGGGAACAAGGAAGAAGTAGGGAGAACCATGATCCCATGGGGCGATTGTCCCGGTATGCTCCGTACCGAGGGACCCGAGATAAGGCTGTTCATATGTGTGAAGAAAGGGTCGACACGCAGACCCCTGTTTCTAAGGAGAAGCTCTGGAAGTACTGTGCACTTCATCAAGAGTGCACTCATGACACCAGTGAGTGTCGAACTCTGCAGCAAAGACACCAACTGCCTTATGCTAGAGATGGTAGGCCGGTCCCAAAAAAGCCTCGAAGCGTGCCTTGGTTTCGGGGGTCACAGACGTCGATTCCTCCCCGGGATGCCACCAGCTCTCGGGAAAAAGGAAAACAAGAAATGGATCATGCAAAAAAAGACAAAACATCTGGAGATGGGCCGACCAAAGGTATCATTAACATgatatcgggaggatctacggATGGAGATTCCAACCGGGCTAGGAAGGCCTGGAGTCGGAGGGAAAGCTTAGGGGTGGAGGAAGGAAGGCAGGGGGCGGGGCCAATCATTACATTTGGACCCCAAGACCTGGAGGGAGTAAATTTACCCCATAATGACGCCTTGCTTATACAAGCTCGGATCGCCAATTATGATGTTCGAAGGGTGTTCGTTGACTCGGGAAGCTCAGTGAATGTCCTTTTTCAAGAAGCATTCGAGCAGATGGATTTGCAGGGGTATGAGTTGAGCCCGGTAAATACCGCCTTATATGGTTTTGCCGGGCACACTGTCCAATCCCAAGGGGAAATGTTGCTGCCTATCACCTTGGGATCAGGAGATGAGAAGAGGACGGTCATGACAAGATTCACATTAGTGGAAGCACCTTCTTCCTATAATGTCATCTTGGGTAGGCCGGCTATGAACTCTTTCAAAGCCGTAGCCTCAGCTTACCATCAAAAGATCAAGTTCCCAGTGGGAGATAAGGTCGGAGAAGTTCGAGGAGATCAGACTTCCTCCCGAAAATGCTATGCCGAGACAGTGAAGATAGACTACAAGAGGGCAAAACAGAATGGAAAGGTAGGAGCCTTGGGGGGAAGAGAAGTCTGTTCGGTGGAGGAATCTAAAAGCGAGTATGAAGAGGTAGAGATGGAACCCGGGCAAACAGGGAAGTCTGTTAAGATAGCTCGGGATTTAGATGCATGGTTGATGGAAGCATTGAGAGGCTGCCTCATTTAG
- the LOC140866906 gene encoding uncharacterized protein, translating into MYLDITHNPIIGINQSKDQFWARVEEAYYSSKPNTLQVRNKRSLQCRVKTILREVGRLRACIRQIEILKPSGASDEDILHRAKDLFIQDPNYNKGLTFDHVWPILKDLEKFSSDIHPSSFAPQTNVTNLDSSQSETQTPESGSQGINSFTINLSSDETVGDTSSGRPLGVKKAKLKKKKDDNIAELLSMIKQGHREIIDVLQKGSTELQQTYDIKMLEQHNIALKLENQKNKIEARKQQLALAELQEENRVLYMDLSTIGDPEMREIVRIERAKIKEKRKQASEQQDRDMYGQYLGDIGGSGSNLPPY; encoded by the exons ATGTACCTTGACATAACACATAATCCTATTATCggtatcaatcaatccaaagaTCAGTTTTGGGCTCGTGTTGAAGAAGCTTACTATAGTAGCAAACCAAACACCCTACAAGTACGTAACAAAAGATCACTGCAGTGCCGCGTGAAAACTATACTCCGTGAAGTTGGAAGATTAAGAGCATGCATTCGTCAAATCGAAATTCTCAAACCAAGTGGTGCATCTGACGAGGACATT TTACACAGAGCAAAAGATCTGTTCATTCAAGATCCTAATTACAACAAAGGACTCACGTTTGATCATGTATGGCCAATTTTGAAAGATCTTGAAAAATTTTCTAGTGACATCCATCCATCGAGCTTCGCACCTCAAACCAATGTCACGAACTTGGATTCATCACAGTCAGAAACTCAGACACCAGAATCAGGTTCTCAAGGAATAAATTCTTTTACTATTAATTTAAGTAGTGATGAAACTGTAGGTGACACTTCATCCGGTCGACCTCTTGGAGTTAAAaaagcaaaattgaagaaaaaaaaggaTGACAACATTGCAGAATTGTTATCGATGATTAAACAAGGGCATCGCGAAATTATTGATGTTCTACAAAAGGGATCTACTGAACTCCAACAAACTTATGATATTAAAATGCTTGAGCAGCACAATATCGCATTAAAATTAGaaaatcagaaaaataaaatcgaaGCTCGAAAACAACAATTGGCGTTGGCTGAACTTCAAGAGGAAAATAGAGTTCTGTACATGGATTTGAGCACAATTGGCGATCCAGAAATGCGTGAAATTGTGCGAATTGAACGGGCAAAAATTaaggaaaaaagaaaacaagcaTCTGAACAACAAGATCGTGACATGTATGGCCAATATTTGGGTGATATTGGAGGATCTGGATCTAATTTACCACCGTATTGA
- the LOC140891302 gene encoding CAAX prenyl protease 2, with the protein MKRYQAHLQVNEQSAAPTSFRHSSVHLSPVDPVDGNTTATMEHHSYDGVGNGLTKSGAVAACTAMAVFYVAILYSPTLILRLPQPTSFKSFMVRRFVCAAVSSVVCLVYCSLVLPIRKWDASLLFGVYGIRLDHAWQTLIYPISLTSCMYMGSFVRNLFSVLEARNEYLNAGGNPSLFCKNFLQRFINQAIPMVYSISSLRNYFVAPLTEELVFRACMIPLLLCGGFSTSVVIFLCPTFFSLAHLNHFLEFYVREDYTFLKACSVVGFQLGYTVIFGAYASFLLIRTGHLSAPLIAHIFCNFMGLPAMFSRRSGMVSVAFVAGMLGFLWLLFPLTNPLLYNNITGDCKCWHRYCSWS; encoded by the exons ATGAAGCGATATCAAGCCCATCTCCAAGTCAATGAACAGTCCGCTGCACCTACAAGCTTCAGACACTCATCGGTGCATTTGTCGCCCGTGGATCCCGTAGACGGCAATACGACGGCGACGATGGAACACCACAGCTACGATGGCGTGGGTAATGGCCTCACAAAGTCAGGGGCGGTGGCTGCGTGCACGGCGATGGCTGTGTTTTACGTGGCGATTCTCTACTCTCCTACGCTGATTCTTCGACTACCTCAGCCAACCTCTTTCAAATCCTTTATGGTGCGACGTTTCGTATGCGCAGCAGTTTCCTCAGTCGTATGTCTCGTTTATTGCTCCCTCGTCCTCCCT ATAAGGAAGTGGGATGCATCACTTCTATTTGGTGTTTATGGCATCAGGCTGGATCACGCC TGGCAAACTTTGATCTACCCCATTTCACTGACTTCCTGCATGTACATGGGGTCTTTTGTGCGGAATCTTTTTTCAGTACTCGAAGCAAGGAATGAATATTTGAATGCTGGTGGAAATCCGTCACTTTTTTGCAAAAACTTTCTTCAAAGGTTCATCAATCAAGCAATTCCAATGGTCTACAGTATTTCATCCTTGCGTAACTATTTCGTG GCACCACTGACGGAAGAATTGGTGTTCAGAGCTTGCATGATTCCTTTGTTACTTTGTGGAGGATTCAGCACTTCTGTTGTCATATTCCTCTGCCCTACTTTTTTCAGTTTAG CTCATTTAAACCACTTTTTGGAGTTCTATGTCCGTGAAGACTATACCTTTCTCAAAGCTTGTTCGGTTGTAG GTTTCCAACTAGGCTACACTGTCATATTTGGGGCTTATGCATCCTTTCTTCTTATTCGCACTG GACATTTATCTGCTCCATTAATTGCTCATATCTTTTGCAACTTCATGGGTTTGCCTGCAATGTTTTCACGTAGATCTG GGATGGTGAGTGTGGCATTTGTAGCGGGGATGCTGGGATTCTTGTGGCTACTTTTCCCATTAACGAATCCCCTTTTGTATAACAATATAACAGGGGATTGCAAGTGTTGGCATAGATACTGTAGTTGGAGCTAA
- the LOC140866896 gene encoding uncharacterized protein: protein MSGANSQSMAFAEAILWHGTLLVALMLILSSCESSGGGDLWTQESPVVHDMRPCDEIYVVREGETLQTISDKCGDPYIVEENPHIHDPDDVFPGLVIKITPLKGASLKVY from the coding sequence ATGTCCGGAGCAAATTCTCAGTCAATGGCATTTGCGGAGGCGATTTTGTGGCACGGTACGTTGTTGGTTGCATTGATGTTGATATTGAGCAGCTGTGAGTCGAGCGGAGGAGGCGACCTTTGGACGCAGGAATCTCCGGTGGTGCACGACATGAGGCCATGCGACGAAATCTACGTCGTGAGGGAAGGGGAGACGCTGCAAACTATAAGCGACAAGTGTGGGGATCCATATATCGTCGAGGAGAACCCGCATATTCATGACCCGGACGATGTGTTCCCGGGTTTGGTAATCAAGATCACGCCTTTGAAAGGTGCATCACTTAAGGTTTATTAG
- the LOC140892603 gene encoding F-box/LRR-repeat protein At1g67190 isoform X1 → MEFLPVEVVGNILSQLGTARDVVIASATCRKWQEAWRNHLHALSFDSSDWPLYHEFSTTRLEILITQTILQTNGLQSLSIIMDDVDEFSAAPVIAWLMYTRETLRHLRYNVRTTPNINILEKCGRQKLEMLALSHNTITGVEPSYQKLPCLRSLSLSYVSISALDLSLLLTICPKIESLTLINLDIVMSDLQATMDLSSNSLKDIFVEAISLDKFILEADSLEKLHLKDCTLEVFELVGKGMLKFLKIDDVSVIHLDIGENAENLEVVDVSNFTIMWAKFHHMISRSSKLKKLRLWGVVFDDEDEIVDMETISSCFPSLNHLSLNYDLKDAAVQYGLQGSFVLDNVILLELGWTVITDLFTMWVSGLLEKCPHLRKLVIHGVVSETKTHEECNMLANFTSSIVKLMRKYLHIEVQFEYE, encoded by the coding sequence ATGGAGTTTCTTCCTGTTGAGGTCGTTGGGAACATATTATCACAGCTTGGGACTGCTCGGGATGTTGTAATTGCATCTGCGACTTGCCGGAAATGGCAAGAGGCTTGGAGGAATCATCTCCATGCACTTTCGTTTGATTCAAGTGACTGGCCTTTGTATCATGAATTTTCCACTACTAGACTTGAGATACTTATTACTCAAACAATTCTCCAAACCAATGGACTGCAGTCCCTTTCGATCATTATGGATGATGTGGATGAATTCTCAGCTGCCCCTGTTATTGCATGGCTCATGTACACTAGAGAAACATTGCGCCACTTACGATATAATGTAAGGACAACTCCCAACATTAACATTCTCGAAAAATGTGGTAGGCAGAAGCTTGAAATGTTGGCTTTGTCTCACAATACTATTACTGGAGTTGAACCGAGTTATCAGAAGTTACCCTGCCTGCGATCTCTTTCTCTGAGTTATGTCAGTATATCGGCTTTGGATCTGAGTCTTCTTCTTACCATTTGTCCCAAGATTGAATCCTTGACCCTAATTAATCTCGATATTGTCATGTCTGATCTGCAAGCAACAATGGACCTAAGTAGTAACTCGTTAAAGGATATTTTTGTTGAGGCGATCAGCTTGGATAAATTTATACTGGAAGCTGACAGCTTAGAGAAGTTGCACTTGAAAGATTGTACTCTCGAAGTTTTCGAGCTCGTCGGCAAAGGGATGTTGAAATTCTTAAAGATTGATGATGTCAGTGTAATTCATCTTGATATTGGTGAGAATGCTGAGAATCTCGAGGTTGTGGATGTGAGCAATTTCACAATCATGTGGGCAAAGTTTCACCACATGATCTCACGGTCATCGAAGTTGAAAAAACTTAGACTTTGGggtgttgtatttgatgatgaGGATGAGATTGTTGATATGGAGACTATTTCTTCGTGTTTTCCCTCACTGAATCATCTATCCCTGAACTATGATCTTAAAGATGCAGCGGTGCAGTATGGTTTGCAAGGTTCGTTTGTTTTAGATAATGTGATTTTGTTGGAACTTGGGTGGACGGTGATAACCGACCTCTTTACAATGTGGGTTTCGGGACTTCTTGAAAAATGCCCTCATCTCAGAAAGTTGGTCATCCATGGGGTCGTGTCAGAGACCAAAACCCATGAAGAGTGCAACATGTTAGCCAACTTTACCTCATCTATCGTAAAACTTATGCGGAAATACCTACACATAGAGGTTCAATTTGAATATGAGTAG
- the LOC140886011 gene encoding GDSL esterase/lipase At5g03610-like isoform X1 — MEFSTLIFSFFFCCCSLIISGAQGSSHHHDGGRGHRHGGDYGHTKLFVFGDSYADTGNVGKSLANSWNVPYGITFPGKPSGRFSDGRVLTDYVAKSLGLKTPIAYALRKMAGPKRLRYGMNFAVGGSGVFDTLGPFLPNMTTQIDFFQNLVNESVYTKWDFHSSAVLVTLSGNDYAAFLQNGGTLQGLQGFIPRVVTQLALNLKRISELGARKIVVTELQPLGCLPRITQLNSFQQCNATQNTAVQFHNLLLRQAVAKLNNETNRAGVFVLDLYDSFTTLLDQKNDLKAGKLKFESPLKPCCFGTCAGCSCGGVDLNGTKLYTVCSDPKSSFFWDSSHPTQAGWRAIFTTLKSSFEQFII; from the exons ATGGAGTTCTCTACTCTTAtattctccttcttcttctgcTGCTGCTCTCTCATAATCTCAG GTGCACAAGGTTCATCTCACCACCACGACGGCGGCCGCGGCCACCGACACGGTGGCGATTATGGGCACACGAAGCTGTTTGTGTTCGGAGACTCGTATGCGGACACTGGTAACGTCGGGAAATCATTGGCTAACTCGTGGAATGTACCCTACGGGATCACTTTTCCGGGGAAACCCTCCGGCCGATTCTCCGACGGCCGGGTTCTCACCGATTATGTAG CGAAATCCTTGGGACTGAAGACTCCGATAGCCTACGCATTGAGGAAAATGGCTGGGCCCAAAAGGCTCCGGTATGGGATGAACTTCGCGGTCGGGGGAAGCGGCGTGTTCGATACATTGGGGCCTTTTCTGCCCAACATGACCACCCAAATCGATTTCTTCCAGAATCTCGTCAATGAATCGGTGTACACGAAATGGGATTTTCACTCGTCTGCTGTTCTTGTCACTCTTTCAGGCAATGATTATGCTGCTTTTCTGCAGAATGGTGGCACTCTCCAG GGTTTGCAAGGCTTTATCCCTCGAGTGGTGACTCAACTAGCTCTGAACCTGAAGCGGATCAGCGAGTTGGGAGCAAGGAAAATCGTGGTGACCGAGTTGCAGCCGTTGGGGTGTCTCCCTCGCATCACTCAGCTGAATTCCTTCCAACAATGCAACGCTACTCAGAACACCGCCGTCCAATTTCACAATCTCCTGTTGCGCCAAGCCGTCGCCAAGTTGAATAACGAGACTAATCGAGCTGGCGTATTCGTTCTCGATCTATACGACTCGTTCACCACTCTTCTCGATCAGAAGAACGATTTGAAAG CAGGGAAGTTGAAATTTGAATCTCCATTGAAGCCCTGCTGTTTTGGCACATGCGCCGGATGTTCTTGTGGCGGCGTGGATTTGAACGGCACGAAATTGTACACAGTTTGCAGCGATCCCAAGTCTTCGTTTTTCTGGGATTCGTCGCATCCAACGCAGGCTGGATGGCGGGCGATCTTCACTACGTTGAAATCTAGTTTCGAacaatttataatttaa
- the LOC140886011 gene encoding GDSL esterase/lipase At5g03610-like isoform X2, with translation MEFSTLIFSFFFCCCSLIISGAQGSSHHHDGGRGHRHGGDYGHTKLFVFGDSYADTGNVGKSLANSWNVPYGITFPGKPSGRFSDGRVLTDYVAKSLGLKTPIAYALRKMAGPKRLRYGMNFAVGGSGVFDTLGPFLPNMTTQIDFFQNLVNESVYTKWDFHSSAVLVTLSGNDYAAFLQNGGTLQGLQGFIPRVVTQLALNLKRISELGARKIVVTELQPLGCLPRITQLNSFQQCNATQNTAVQFHNLLLRQAVAKLNNETNRAGVFVLDLYDSFTTLLDQKNDLKGKLKFESPLKPCCFGTCAGCSCGGVDLNGTKLYTVCSDPKSSFFWDSSHPTQAGWRAIFTTLKSSFEQFII, from the exons ATGGAGTTCTCTACTCTTAtattctccttcttcttctgcTGCTGCTCTCTCATAATCTCAG GTGCACAAGGTTCATCTCACCACCACGACGGCGGCCGCGGCCACCGACACGGTGGCGATTATGGGCACACGAAGCTGTTTGTGTTCGGAGACTCGTATGCGGACACTGGTAACGTCGGGAAATCATTGGCTAACTCGTGGAATGTACCCTACGGGATCACTTTTCCGGGGAAACCCTCCGGCCGATTCTCCGACGGCCGGGTTCTCACCGATTATGTAG CGAAATCCTTGGGACTGAAGACTCCGATAGCCTACGCATTGAGGAAAATGGCTGGGCCCAAAAGGCTCCGGTATGGGATGAACTTCGCGGTCGGGGGAAGCGGCGTGTTCGATACATTGGGGCCTTTTCTGCCCAACATGACCACCCAAATCGATTTCTTCCAGAATCTCGTCAATGAATCGGTGTACACGAAATGGGATTTTCACTCGTCTGCTGTTCTTGTCACTCTTTCAGGCAATGATTATGCTGCTTTTCTGCAGAATGGTGGCACTCTCCAG GGTTTGCAAGGCTTTATCCCTCGAGTGGTGACTCAACTAGCTCTGAACCTGAAGCGGATCAGCGAGTTGGGAGCAAGGAAAATCGTGGTGACCGAGTTGCAGCCGTTGGGGTGTCTCCCTCGCATCACTCAGCTGAATTCCTTCCAACAATGCAACGCTACTCAGAACACCGCCGTCCAATTTCACAATCTCCTGTTGCGCCAAGCCGTCGCCAAGTTGAATAACGAGACTAATCGAGCTGGCGTATTCGTTCTCGATCTATACGACTCGTTCACCACTCTTCTCGATCAGAAGAACGATTTGAAAG GGAAGTTGAAATTTGAATCTCCATTGAAGCCCTGCTGTTTTGGCACATGCGCCGGATGTTCTTGTGGCGGCGTGGATTTGAACGGCACGAAATTGTACACAGTTTGCAGCGATCCCAAGTCTTCGTTTTTCTGGGATTCGTCGCATCCAACGCAGGCTGGATGGCGGGCGATCTTCACTACGTTGAAATCTAGTTTCGAacaatttataatttaa